The genomic region AACCCCAATTCTTAAACCTTCTCATTCACATTATTACTTATTATTAGTCCTTATTTCTTAACAACACAAACAACAAACACCACTTCAAGCTTTACACCAATCCCtttcaaattcttcttcttcttctacaagaaagaaaaaaaaggaacatctcttttatttaatttcttccttctttctctcaatggcttattcttcttcttcttctttgataatttcacCAAGGAAATTGCGCTATGACTTGTACTCTTATTCATACCAAGAAGATTCCAACACCCCATTAGTGATCAATGTTCTTGCTTCACTCATTGAGAGAAGCATGGCAAGGACACAAAGAATTGTGAAGAACTATAgcagttcttcttcttcttatgcgTCTCCTCCTTCTGCTTCGACTTTTATTTTGTCGTCGAAATCGAAGAACACAAATATATTTGATTGCAGAGAGATCCCTGACATGACAATCCAATCCTATTTGGAGAGGATCTTTAGGTACACAAGGGCAGGACCCTCTGTTTATGTTGTTGCATATGTTTACATTGATAGATTTTGTCAGAACAACCCTAGCTTTAGGATCAATGCAAGGAATGTTCATAGGCTCCTCATAACAACTATCATGATGGCTTCCAAGTATGTGGAGGACATGTAAGTACTTTCATCTCCTTCTTCCAAAGAAAAATTTTCGAATATACTTGGAACATCAGTGTTTCGATGATTTTAatgattgattttaattaatatatattatatatattttttataactaaAATCAATGATTAAAATTATTGAAATACCAATATTTTAGATACATTtaaaagttttattatgttttatttatNNNNNNNNNNNNNNNNNNNNNNNNNNNNNNNNNNNNNNNNNNNNNNNNNNNNNNNNNNNNNNNNNNNNNNNNNNatgttttttaaatttaatttttttattaatgataataa from Arachis ipaensis cultivar K30076 chromosome B02, Araip1.1, whole genome shotgun sequence harbors:
- the LOC107625886 gene encoding cyclin-U2-1; amino-acid sequence: MAYSSSSSLIISPRKLRYDLYSYSYQEDSNTPLVINVLASLIERSMARTQRIVKNYSSSSSSYASPPSASTFILSSKSKNTNIFDCREIPDMTIQSYLERIFRYTRAGPSVYVVAYVYIDRFCQNNPSFRINARNVHRLLITTIMMASKYVEDMNYRNSYFARVGGLTTNELNKLEVEFLFLMGFKLHVNVSVFESYCCHLEREVSIGGGYHIERTLRCAEQIKASQHTDDERGYTQIARVML